A region from the Salidesulfovibrio onnuriiensis genome encodes:
- the dksA gene encoding RNA polymerase-binding protein DksA, which produces MEAKDIQYFQEVLTGMLNDILEKSEATIEDMTESGEVYADPADRATAESDRAFTLRLRDRERKLIKKINEALQRIEDGDFGICQECGDDISIPRLKARPMTTLCINCKSKQEEDEKVRGD; this is translated from the coding sequence ATGGAAGCAAAAGATATCCAGTACTTTCAAGAAGTTCTCACCGGAATGCTCAATGACATACTGGAAAAGAGCGAGGCCACCATTGAGGACATGACCGAGTCCGGCGAAGTCTATGCCGACCCTGCAGACAGGGCCACCGCCGAATCGGACCGTGCCTTCACCCTTCGCCTTCGCGACCGCGAGCGCAAGCTGATCAAGAAGATCAATGAAGCCCTACAGCGCATCGAAGACGGCGACTTCGGCATTTGCCAGGAGTGTGGCGATGACATCAGCATCCCCAGGCTCAAGGCTCGTCCCATGACCACCCTGTGCATCAATTGCAAAAGCAAACAGGAAGAAGACGAAAAGGTACGCGGCGACTAA
- the mutY gene encoding A/G-specific adenine glycosylase, with amino-acid sequence MDDKSFSTALLQWFSANGRDLPWRRSYDPYQVWISEIMAQQTQMGRVVSYFERWMERFPDVATLAAAGEEDVLKLWEGLGYYSRARNVLKASREICDRFKGVFPSDPGDVLSLPGIGEYTLGAIASIAFNQPFVCVDANVKRVFARVLDLDLPFNDPKLHNRIRKAAESRLPEGRSREFNQALMELGQLVCMKKPACDMCPVQPFCLSLERGVVDKRPVLAPPREIVKVQVATGVLLHQGRVLIQKRRPGDVWPGLWEFPGGVIEEGETPEDAVVREYCEEVELNVRPVEKITVVRYSYTKFRVTLHCYLCECTAPEPVPVFHEAVEGCFVSPDGLERYAFPSGYRKLMAFMRNDLRYSYLGF; translated from the coding sequence GTGGACGACAAGTCATTTTCTACGGCGCTGCTGCAATGGTTTTCGGCCAATGGCCGAGACCTCCCCTGGCGGCGTTCCTATGATCCGTATCAGGTTTGGATATCCGAAATCATGGCCCAGCAGACGCAGATGGGCCGGGTTGTCTCCTATTTCGAGCGCTGGATGGAGCGTTTCCCCGATGTGGCCACCCTTGCGGCGGCTGGAGAGGAGGATGTGCTCAAGCTTTGGGAAGGGCTGGGCTATTATTCCCGTGCCCGCAATGTTCTTAAGGCTTCCCGGGAGATATGCGACCGTTTCAAGGGTGTTTTTCCCTCCGATCCCGGTGATGTTCTGTCCCTGCCGGGCATAGGCGAGTACACACTCGGGGCCATTGCCAGTATTGCCTTCAACCAACCCTTTGTCTGTGTGGACGCCAACGTCAAACGTGTTTTCGCCCGTGTGCTGGATCTGGATCTGCCGTTTAACGATCCCAAACTGCACAACCGTATCCGAAAGGCTGCGGAGTCCCGGTTGCCCGAAGGGCGGTCCCGGGAGTTCAACCAGGCGCTCATGGAACTCGGTCAGTTGGTGTGCATGAAGAAGCCGGCCTGCGACATGTGCCCGGTGCAGCCCTTTTGTCTGAGTCTGGAGCGTGGCGTGGTGGACAAGCGTCCGGTGCTTGCTCCGCCCAGGGAGATCGTCAAGGTCCAGGTCGCCACTGGCGTGCTTTTGCACCAGGGCAGGGTGCTTATCCAGAAAAGACGGCCCGGCGATGTCTGGCCCGGATTGTGGGAGTTCCCCGGCGGGGTCATTGAGGAAGGGGAAACGCCCGAGGATGCCGTGGTGCGGGAGTATTGCGAAGAGGTGGAGCTCAATGTGCGGCCCGTGGAAAAGATCACCGTGGTCCGGTACAGCTACACCAAGTTCCGTGTGACATTGCACTGCTATTTGTGTGAATGCACTGCCCCGGAGCCGGTCCCGGTCTTTCATGAGGCCGTGGAGGGCTGCTTTGTTAGCCCCGATGGCCTGGAGCGATACGCCTTTCCTTCCGGGTATCGCAAACTCATGGCGTTCATGCGCAATGACTTGCGATACTCTTACCTTGGTTTCTAA
- a CDS encoding metal-dependent hydrolase: protein MDPVTHLASGVLGAQAFRKHFPQARLFTPFCLLAAWIPDTDILLNWADPEWSLLYHRGLSTSLLGGLAMALALAGLYKPFSKKPSYWKTALLAYGLICVHIWLDLITSYGTQILAPFSHHRFSLDAVFIIAPLFTLGLLAFILFAALIASRRSTIAIWGLIFLFAYPIGSLAMGKTLETLVRNQYERNGFAFEEFEFIPDAFTPFYWKVITREKDSYTLTLANTLVPGREYPTLSGEKADQALLERLGRDVSMFRTWAWFARYPSQHIVQNDNGTEVVFQDLRFSSVHPLFRRLFNNGRDIPFTLKAELDDEGNLIGWEFNKTAKRFMRQAIE, encoded by the coding sequence ATGGATCCCGTCACCCATCTGGCCTCCGGCGTCCTGGGCGCACAAGCATTCCGGAAACATTTTCCGCAAGCCCGCCTGTTCACGCCCTTCTGCCTGCTGGCCGCCTGGATCCCGGATACGGACATCCTGCTCAACTGGGCCGATCCGGAATGGAGCCTGCTCTACCACCGGGGCCTGAGCACCTCCCTTCTCGGGGGTCTTGCCATGGCATTGGCACTGGCCGGACTCTACAAACCATTTTCAAAAAAGCCCTCCTATTGGAAAACGGCTCTCCTGGCCTACGGGCTTATCTGCGTGCATATCTGGCTCGACCTGATCACCTCCTACGGCACCCAGATTCTGGCCCCCTTTTCCCACCACCGTTTCAGCCTGGACGCCGTCTTCATCATCGCCCCCCTGTTCACCCTTGGGCTGCTGGCATTCATTCTCTTTGCCGCGCTCATCGCCTCCAGACGAAGCACCATTGCCATCTGGGGGCTCATATTTCTCTTCGCCTACCCCATAGGCAGCCTGGCCATGGGAAAGACCTTGGAAACCCTGGTCAGGAACCAATACGAACGAAACGGATTCGCCTTCGAGGAATTCGAATTCATTCCGGACGCCTTTACGCCATTCTACTGGAAGGTCATCACCCGGGAAAAGGACAGCTATACCCTGACCCTTGCCAACACGCTCGTCCCCGGCCGGGAATACCCGACTCTGAGCGGGGAAAAGGCAGACCAAGCCCTGCTGGAAAGACTTGGCCGGGATGTCTCCATGTTCAGGACCTGGGCATGGTTTGCACGCTACCCGTCCCAACACATCGTGCAGAACGACAATGGAACGGAAGTCGTTTTTCAAGACCTGCGATTCAGCAGCGTGCACCCGCTGTTTCGCCGCCTCTTCAACAATGGGAGGGACATCCCATTCACGCTGAAGGCGGAACTGGACGACGAGGGCAACCTGATCGGCTGGGAATTCAACAAGACCGCAAAACGATTCATGCGTCAGGCCATTGAATGA
- the gpmA gene encoding 2,3-diphosphoglycerate-dependent phosphoglycerate mutase, which produces MYKLVLIRHGQSRWNLENRFTGWTDVDLTEQGINEALEGARLLREQGYSFDVCHTSLLKRAIRTLWLVLDHMDLMWLPVYRTWRLNERHYGALQGLNKAETAQKYGDEQVFIWRRSYDIPPPELDFEDERFPGRDPRYAGLSEDELPRCESLKLTIDRTMPYWFETIAPQVKAGKRVLVVAHGNSLRGLVKYLDGMDEQSITQLNIPTGVPLVYELDEDLKPLRHYYLGDQAEIERKAREVANQAKA; this is translated from the coding sequence ATGTACAAGCTTGTTCTCATCCGTCACGGCCAAAGCCGGTGGAATCTGGAAAACCGTTTTACGGGCTGGACCGACGTGGACTTGACCGAACAGGGAATCAATGAGGCGCTTGAGGGGGCCCGGCTGCTTCGGGAACAGGGTTATTCTTTTGATGTCTGTCATACCTCCCTGCTCAAGAGGGCCATCCGTACCTTGTGGCTTGTTCTGGATCATATGGACCTCATGTGGCTTCCAGTGTACCGGACCTGGCGGCTTAATGAACGCCATTACGGGGCGCTGCAGGGGCTCAACAAGGCGGAGACCGCTCAGAAGTACGGGGATGAGCAGGTATTTATCTGGCGCAGGAGTTATGACATTCCGCCTCCGGAACTGGACTTCGAGGACGAGCGTTTTCCCGGGCGCGATCCCCGCTACGCGGGGCTGTCGGAAGACGAGCTTCCCCGGTGCGAAAGCCTCAAGCTGACCATCGATCGCACCATGCCGTATTGGTTCGAGACCATTGCCCCGCAGGTGAAGGCAGGGAAGCGGGTGCTTGTGGTGGCCCATGGTAATTCCCTGCGTGGATTGGTCAAGTATCTCGATGGAATGGACGAGCAAAGTATCACCCAGCTCAACATCCCCACCGGGGTTCCCCTGGTCTACGAGCTGGACGAGGATCTGAAGCCACTGCGTCATTACTACCTTGGTGACCAGGCGGAGATTGAAAGGAAGGCCCGGGAGGTTGCCAACCAGGCCAAGGCCTAG
- a CDS encoding DMT family transporter, whose product MNESLWFPLSLATAILTAGEATLLRRFFSGLRPWEMTAKPFIFSSPLFGLTLLFMPMPELKPGFWPLMAITVPLTTAGIFFNLNAFRLAPISLTMPLLSFTPAFAVITGFLFLDEIPSLMGFSGILLIISGSYIININRRNQGFLAPFRAIIEERGSRYMLFAALIYGLCSVLGKMIVLRSSAVFSGSTLFLTIGLVVTIFPVATGRASMKVLISKPLPTLMTGTMVFVETLCHNSAIALIDAAYMIAIKRLNGLFGVIFGWLFFREDNIRSRLAGAVLMSAGAALIVLFG is encoded by the coding sequence ATGAACGAATCGCTATGGTTTCCCCTTTCCCTGGCCACCGCGATTCTCACGGCGGGTGAAGCCACACTGCTGCGCCGTTTTTTCTCAGGACTTCGCCCTTGGGAAATGACGGCCAAACCATTCATCTTCTCCTCGCCGCTGTTTGGCCTCACCCTGCTGTTCATGCCCATGCCGGAACTCAAACCGGGATTCTGGCCGCTCATGGCAATCACCGTGCCCCTGACAACGGCAGGCATCTTCTTCAACCTCAACGCCTTCCGGCTGGCCCCCATTTCCCTGACCATGCCGCTTCTGTCCTTCACTCCGGCGTTCGCGGTAATCACGGGATTTCTTTTCCTCGATGAAATACCATCACTCATGGGGTTTTCCGGAATACTGCTTATCATATCCGGCAGCTACATTATCAACATCAACCGACGTAACCAGGGCTTTCTCGCTCCCTTCAGAGCCATCATCGAGGAACGAGGCTCCCGCTACATGCTTTTCGCCGCCCTGATTTACGGACTCTGCTCCGTGCTGGGGAAAATGATTGTCCTTCGCTCTTCGGCTGTCTTCTCGGGCTCGACCCTTTTTCTGACCATCGGCCTCGTGGTGACAATCTTCCCCGTCGCCACGGGACGAGCCAGCATGAAGGTCCTTATCTCAAAACCATTGCCAACGCTCATGACAGGCACCATGGTCTTCGTGGAAACCTTGTGTCACAACAGCGCCATAGCCCTTATCGACGCAGCCTACATGATCGCCATCAAACGCCTCAACGGACTGTTCGGCGTCATCTTCGGCTGGCTGTTCTTCCGGGAGGACAACATCCGTTCCCGCCTGGCGGGTGCGGTACTCATGAGCGCAGGAGCGGCTCTTATCGTCCTGTTCGGATAA
- a CDS encoding NFACT RNA binding domain-containing protein: MEATFFRFLAAELGPLLNSRRIEKIYGPAPEVWTFKLQSTGEQLNLLFRPAKSAGHLFTSPLKPANPQQAPAKVMWFRKRLQGRRLLEHHVDWPTLRIAWELTPSRNEGHGNILLFDVRNGLQLLDELPSGFGAAPEWPALEDIRDNDEIWREYPHVSPPLRKYLKGLPEAEAHAAYFKVVCGESNQFHCSRDEQKHPPLAWPRANDDLAFTSALEAASHYGAQTLFPLLEMEDTKETTSRIKSERKRLHRNLARLDQEETRLRKFIANKQLAEALQAELYRLKGLEGAESVEVIHPTEGPVTVALNPFLTVTENMERYFKLAHKGTRGLEHVKRRRLELNRELGKLENGSVPEKQAAAPQSAPVPVLPKRFKGLAVSVFVSSDGFTMVRGKNKKANHDIISKTASTFDYWLHVSDGPSSHVILRRDHPNQEIPESTLREAAMLCALKSYRKDDARADVMYALVKDVRKVKGFAHGQVVIKDTLGTIRVELDPALEKKLAK, translated from the coding sequence ATGGAAGCCACTTTCTTCCGGTTTCTTGCGGCCGAACTGGGCCCACTGCTGAACAGCCGCAGGATAGAGAAGATTTACGGCCCCGCCCCCGAAGTCTGGACCTTCAAGCTCCAGTCCACCGGGGAACAGCTCAATCTGCTCTTCAGACCCGCCAAATCGGCGGGTCATCTCTTTACATCCCCCTTGAAACCGGCCAATCCGCAACAGGCCCCGGCCAAAGTCATGTGGTTCCGCAAACGCCTTCAGGGCCGTAGACTTCTCGAACATCATGTCGACTGGCCCACCCTGCGCATTGCCTGGGAACTGACGCCTTCCAGAAACGAGGGCCATGGCAACATCCTGCTCTTTGACGTTCGCAACGGCCTGCAGCTTCTGGACGAGCTTCCCTCAGGCTTCGGCGCCGCCCCGGAATGGCCCGCCCTGGAGGATATCCGGGATAACGACGAGATCTGGCGCGAATATCCCCACGTCTCCCCGCCCCTGCGGAAATATCTCAAAGGACTGCCCGAAGCGGAGGCGCACGCCGCCTACTTCAAAGTGGTCTGCGGCGAAAGCAACCAATTCCATTGTTCCCGGGACGAGCAGAAACACCCGCCGCTTGCCTGGCCGCGCGCCAATGACGACCTGGCCTTTACATCGGCACTAGAAGCGGCCAGCCACTACGGTGCACAGACCCTGTTTCCCCTGCTGGAAATGGAAGACACCAAGGAAACCACTTCCCGCATCAAATCAGAACGCAAACGCCTGCATCGAAACCTGGCACGATTGGATCAGGAGGAAACCCGGCTACGCAAGTTCATTGCCAACAAGCAATTGGCCGAAGCGCTCCAGGCGGAACTTTACCGGCTCAAGGGACTGGAAGGAGCCGAATCCGTTGAGGTCATCCACCCCACGGAAGGCCCCGTGACCGTTGCGCTCAATCCGTTCCTCACGGTTACCGAAAACATGGAGCGTTACTTCAAGCTGGCCCACAAAGGAACGCGGGGGCTGGAGCATGTGAAACGGCGGAGGCTGGAGCTCAACAGGGAGCTTGGGAAACTGGAAAACGGTTCTGTCCCCGAAAAGCAGGCCGCCGCTCCTCAAAGTGCGCCGGTTCCGGTACTGCCCAAACGCTTCAAGGGATTGGCCGTATCCGTCTTTGTTTCCAGCGACGGGTTCACCATGGTGCGCGGCAAGAACAAGAAGGCCAACCACGACATCATCAGCAAGACGGCCAGCACCTTCGATTACTGGCTGCACGTCAGCGACGGTCCCAGCTCCCATGTGATCCTGCGCCGGGATCATCCCAACCAGGAAATTCCGGAATCGACCCTGCGCGAGGCGGCCATGCTTTGCGCACTGAAGAGCTACCGCAAGGACGACGCACGGGCCGACGTCATGTACGCCCTGGTCAAGGATGTCCGCAAGGTCAAGGGCTTTGCCCATGGCCAGGTGGTGATCAAGGACACCCTGGGCACCATCCGGGTGGAGCTGGACCCCGCGCTCGAAAAGAAACTGGCCAAATAA
- a CDS encoding tetratricopeptide repeat protein gives MPNLQVLLSSLPEIDQSRMVSSGIGVWMTWNGKIHNTIEHTMRDYGALLMAEESNQALWYCPNNEVLRAVARLQIWARVNTLSAFCLVFPVSLLVGYDISLSLSLAQDLQDQDVAASGEFEVWVHPRMTEQVGAVNGLSLKPAGKMDGLASVEWKILSADSGLDYESTLKWFFIVKPLGKLGDKESIIGWRDFSNDIQDVLRRLGLKYISDVKEGFLFFPLDNIRLLRTFCSDILSLIIEAKGNEEKKYWPVVMVAVPQTGLNFSEDLPKKVGLDWNRLTPDFPHLRYTDAFLLANWFKLNETRYGTEQASLDSWCNIRLKEGGGDDKYGTMEVMMPVNLVQIEGNECFYCGQKNHEAKACPTKLIQTPKAHVWNKLSRLDLDGMNKAVVALDKAVEPSNFPASIEAFIKNKTPEALLIQCIFELNVISQLRMARLVWRSRGKEWPEGIRSLAPEEPNATLSGLQSLQDGESTAADDFAKEAAIKFQRSYQPHCLTGFIALESQDFGQALFHWQEAERLSYTPLQQSYCLYLQGRLHEIMGNHKDAISAFKRAHVQSTGWHECLYREAVCMVKMGFTGQAMDLFFDLIQRDPHMFNRILIDPELERGRVQILSALWERWHDVETRAEEAREQVEAFVKDINDRFNKRHAFYESASEELQRLQKVGEVDNYVAYRQLIRGAEKFEEQLNNQISLEVKRINNNVEYLTDRIKDIQKEAAWFPFPSLLRDFNRDFNFCVEKINWIRTQHIKEAGNFRKTLDFLTQIEERIDLLQKKLVTLRIVRDSTLFVLMLGRSFIWFELLGLGLALVTVPALIYFTKGVEGSWIVDAIREQQWEFTKGLVIILSVLALMFAAVKSALSFERRKRDLFEQLEENLRASAPKRY, from the coding sequence ATGCCTAATCTGCAAGTCTTGTTGTCTTCTTTGCCGGAAATTGATCAATCCCGCATGGTGAGTTCCGGCATCGGGGTCTGGATGACCTGGAACGGAAAGATTCACAATACCATTGAGCACACCATGCGCGATTACGGCGCGTTGCTCATGGCCGAGGAGTCCAACCAGGCGCTCTGGTATTGCCCGAACAACGAGGTTCTCCGGGCCGTGGCCCGGCTGCAGATATGGGCCCGGGTCAATACGCTTTCCGCGTTCTGTCTGGTTTTTCCCGTGTCGTTGCTGGTGGGATACGATATATCCCTTTCCCTGTCCCTGGCGCAGGATCTTCAGGATCAGGATGTGGCCGCTTCCGGCGAATTCGAGGTTTGGGTCCATCCCCGGATGACGGAACAGGTGGGCGCGGTCAATGGCCTTTCCCTCAAACCGGCCGGAAAGATGGATGGGCTGGCCTCCGTGGAGTGGAAGATTCTCAGCGCGGACAGCGGCCTCGATTATGAATCGACCCTGAAATGGTTTTTCATCGTCAAGCCTCTCGGCAAGCTGGGGGACAAGGAAAGCATCATCGGGTGGAGAGACTTTTCCAACGATATCCAGGATGTTCTTCGAAGATTGGGACTCAAGTATATTTCCGACGTCAAGGAAGGCTTCCTGTTTTTCCCCCTGGACAATATTCGTCTTTTGCGAACGTTCTGCAGCGACATTCTGAGCCTGATCATTGAGGCCAAAGGCAACGAGGAAAAGAAGTATTGGCCTGTTGTCATGGTGGCCGTTCCCCAGACAGGTCTCAATTTTTCCGAGGACCTGCCCAAGAAGGTCGGGTTGGATTGGAACCGGTTGACTCCGGATTTCCCCCACCTGCGCTATACGGACGCATTTCTCCTGGCGAACTGGTTCAAGCTGAATGAAACCCGCTATGGGACAGAACAGGCTTCCCTGGATTCCTGGTGCAACATACGGCTCAAGGAGGGGGGCGGTGATGACAAGTACGGCACCATGGAAGTCATGATGCCGGTGAATCTGGTTCAGATAGAGGGGAACGAGTGTTTTTATTGCGGCCAGAAGAACCATGAGGCCAAGGCCTGTCCTACGAAGTTGATACAGACACCCAAGGCTCATGTCTGGAATAAGTTGAGCCGTCTGGACCTGGATGGGATGAACAAAGCGGTCGTGGCCTTGGACAAGGCAGTGGAGCCTAGCAATTTTCCGGCCTCCATCGAGGCCTTCATCAAGAACAAGACTCCCGAGGCGTTGCTGATTCAATGCATTTTCGAGCTCAATGTGATTTCCCAGCTTCGCATGGCCCGTCTGGTGTGGCGGAGCAGGGGCAAGGAGTGGCCCGAAGGAATTCGGTCCCTGGCTCCCGAGGAGCCCAACGCAACGCTCAGCGGTCTTCAGTCGTTGCAGGATGGCGAATCTACGGCAGCGGATGATTTTGCCAAGGAGGCGGCCATCAAGTTCCAGCGGAGCTACCAGCCTCATTGTCTGACAGGCTTTATCGCTCTGGAATCTCAGGATTTCGGGCAGGCGCTGTTCCATTGGCAGGAGGCCGAGCGTCTCAGCTATACGCCGTTGCAGCAATCCTACTGCCTGTATCTTCAGGGCCGTTTGCATGAGATCATGGGGAATCACAAGGATGCCATATCCGCGTTCAAGCGGGCGCATGTGCAGTCGACGGGGTGGCATGAATGCCTCTACAGGGAGGCTGTCTGCATGGTGAAGATGGGCTTTACCGGCCAAGCCATGGATCTCTTTTTCGATCTTATTCAACGGGATCCGCACATGTTCAACCGCATTCTCATCGATCCCGAACTGGAGCGCGGCCGGGTGCAGATCCTGAGCGCCCTGTGGGAGCGGTGGCATGACGTGGAAACTCGTGCGGAGGAGGCCAGGGAACAGGTCGAGGCGTTCGTCAAGGATATTAACGACCGTTTCAACAAGCGCCACGCCTTTTACGAGTCCGCCTCGGAAGAATTACAGCGTCTGCAGAAGGTGGGAGAGGTCGACAACTATGTGGCCTACCGCCAGTTGATCCGCGGGGCGGAAAAATTCGAGGAACAGCTCAACAATCAGATCTCCCTGGAAGTAAAGCGTATCAACAACAACGTGGAGTATCTCACGGACCGCATCAAGGACATCCAGAAGGAAGCGGCCTGGTTTCCCTTTCCCTCCCTGTTGCGGGACTTTAACCGTGACTTCAACTTCTGCGTGGAGAAGATCAACTGGATTCGGACGCAGCATATCAAGGAGGCGGGCAATTTCAGGAAGACCCTTGATTTTCTGACCCAGATCGAGGAGAGGATTGACCTGCTTCAGAAAAAGTTGGTGACCCTGCGGATTGTCCGAGACAGCACGTTATTCGTACTTATGCTTGGCCGCAGTTTCATCTGGTTCGAACTGCTTGGCCTGGGGCTTGCCCTGGTTACCGTTCCCGCGCTGATCTATTTTACCAAGGGTGTGGAGGGAAGCTGGATAGTCGACGCCATCCGCGAGCAGCAGTGGGAGTTCACCAAGGGCCTGGTGATCATACTCAGCGTGCTGGCCCTTATGTTTGCCGCAGTCAAGAGCGCCTTGAGTTTCGAACGCAGGAAGCGCGATCTTTTCGAGCAGCTGGAAGAGAATCTGCGGGCTTCCGCACCGAAGCGGTATTGA